A genomic stretch from Juglans microcarpa x Juglans regia isolate MS1-56 chromosome 3S, Jm3101_v1.0, whole genome shotgun sequence includes:
- the LOC121257974 gene encoding lipid phosphate phosphatase 2-like: protein MPEIHLGVHTIRSHGVTVARMHVHDWLILGLLVVLDIILNLIEPFHRYVGEGMMTDLRYPLTDNTVPFWAVPIIGILLPFAVILIYYFIRRDVFDLHQAILGLLFSILITAVITDAIKDGVGRPRPDFFWRCFPDGKAVFEQVTRNVMCTGDKSVIKEGHKSFPSGHTSWSFAGLGFLAWYLSGKIRVFDRGGHVAKLCIVFLPILTASLVGISRVDDYWHHWQDVFAGGLIGMTVASFCYLQFFPPPYDIDGWGPHAYFQMLADSRNDIQSAITNTNNRNVQQSELGSVYMRPQHIVEISGVNTADSSPMLDALESGRRF from the exons ATGCCAGAAATTCATTTGGGTGTACACACTATAAGATCACATGGAGTTACAGTGGCAAGAATGCATGTGCATGACTGGCTAATTCTTGGCCTTCTTGTGGTGCTAGACATCATTTTGAACCTTATAGAACCATTTCACCGTTATGTTGGAGAGGGGATGATGACTGACCTCAGATACCCTTTGACAGACAATACTGTTCCTTTTTGGGCTGTTCCA ATTATCGGGATATTGTTGCCTTTTGCTGTCATTCTCATCTACTACTTCATCAGAAGGGATGTTTTTGATCTGCACCAAGCCATATTGG GTCTTCTATTTTCTATACTGATCACTGCAGTTATAACTGATGCGATCAAAGATGGTGTTGGTCGTCCACGTCCAGACTTCTTTTGGCGTTGTTTCCCTGATGGCAAAGCG GTATTTGAGCAGGTCACAAGGAATGTTATGTGTACCGGAGATAAGAGTGTCATTAAGGAAGGACACAAAAGTTTCCCAAGTGGGCATACATCTT GGTCCTTTGCAGGTCTTGGCTTTCTTGCTTGGTATCTGTCAGGGAAAATCAGGGTATTTGATCGTGGGGGCCATGTTGCAAAGCTATGTATTGTTTTCTTGCCAATACTAACTGCTTCTCTAGTTGGTATTTCTCGAGTTGATGACTATTGGCATCACTGGCAAGATGTATTTGCTGGAGGTCTTATAG GGATGACAGTTGCTTCATTTTGTTACTTACAATTCTTTCCACCCCCATATGACATAGATG GTTGGGGACCTCATGCGTATTTCCAGATGTTGGCAGACTCTCGAAATGACATTCAGTCCGCAATAACCAACACAAATAATCGCAATGTGCAGCAATCAGAGCTTGGAAGTGTATACATGCGACCTCAACACATCGTTGAAATATCAGGAGTCAATACCGCGGACTCAAGCCCCATGCTTGATGCATTGGAAAGTGGGAGGAGATTCTGA